From the Streptomyces sp. NBC_00091 genome, the window CACGGGCTGCTCTCCCGGGTGGTGCACGGGGACCACGGCGCCTACCTGCGCGACCTGCACGACCCCGACGGCGAACTGCGCCGCCACCGCGCCGACCTGACCCTGTGCGTCCTCGACGCGGGCGCCGTCTTCGACGAGCTCCCCGAGCCCTGGACCTGGCAGGACGTGGAGGCCGGCTGCGCCCGGCTGCTGGAGCGGCTGCGCTCGGTCACGGCCGCCCACGCCGCGGACGCCGCCGGCACCCTCGTGCTGAACACCCTGCCCCTGCCCCGCACCCGGCTCCAGCAGCTCGTCGGACAGCGGGAGCGGGCCCTGCTCGGCGCGGTGTGGCGGGAGTTCAACGCCCGGCTGCTGCGACTGGCGGCCGAGCACCCCACGGCGGCCGTGGTCGACCTGGATCCGCTGATCGCCGACGGCGGCCCGGCCGCCGACCCGCGCCTGGCCCTGTACACCCGCGCCCCGTACACCGAGCAACTGCTCGCCGCCTACGCCCGGGAGGCCGTGCACGTGCTGCGCGCCCGCCGCGGCATGACCCGCAAGTGCCTGGTCCTGGACCTCGACGACACCCTGTGGGCGGGTATCCTCGGCGACGACGGACCCGAGGGGATCACCGCCGCCGCGGGCACCCTGGCCGGGGAGCCGCACGCGGCCCTGCAGCGCACCGCGCGCCAGCTCGCCGCCCAGGGCGTGCTGCTCGCCGTCAGCAGCAAGAACGACACCGGACCGGTCCTCGGCGTGCTCCGCGACCACCCGGACATGGTGCTGCGCGAGCGGGACTTCGTACGGATCCACGCCAACTGGCAGCCCAAGGACGGCAACCTGCGGGAGATCGCCGCCGCCCTCGGCATCGGCACCGACGCGCTGGTCTTCGCCGACGACTCCCCCGCCGAGCGCGCCCTGGTGCGGGCCCGGGTCCCCGGCGCCGCCGTCGTGGCGCTGGGCACGGAGCCGGCCCTGCACGTCGGCCGACTGCTGGCCGACGGCTGGTTCGACACGCCCCGGCTGACCGGCGACGACCTCGCCCGCACCGCCCGCTACCACGAGGCGGCCGCCCGCGGGGAGCTGGAGCGCGGCAGCGGATCGTACGAGGAATACCTGCGCGACCTGGGCGTCCGCGTGCGCATCGCGCCGCCGCAGCCGCACGAGCTCGACCGGATCGCCCAGCTGTCGCTGCGCACCAACCAGTTCAACCTCACCGGCGAACGGCTCGGCGCGGACCGCGTCGCCGCGCTCGCCGCCGACCCCGCGGGCCTGCTGCTCGCGGTGCACGTCGGCGACCGGTTCGGCGACAGCGGCCTGGCCGGCGCGGTCCGCGCCCGGTACGCCGCGGACGGGCTGCGCCTGGACGGTTTCTGGCTCAGCTGCCGGGTCTTCGCGCGCGGGGTCGAACAGGCCGTCCTCGCGACCCTGCTGGCGCACGCGGCCGGCCGCGGCCTGCCCGCCGTACACGCCCTCCACCGGCCGACCGCCAAGAACACCAGGGCGGCCGGCTTCTACCCCTCACTGGGCTTCACCGAGACCGCCAGGGACCCTGACGGCTCGCTGCACTACCGCCACGACCTGGCGCGACTGCCCCCCGTACCCGACCACTTGACGACCGATTCACGCCTCGGAGGGGACGACGATGAGCCTGCCGGAACCACCCGCTGATCTCCCGGGCTTCCTCGCCCTGATCGGTGAGGAACTCGGACTGGAACTGACCGAGGAGCAGGCCCGCGCCGACCTGGACACCCTGCCGTCCTGGGACTCGGTGCACCTGCTCCGGCTGGTCATGCTGATCGAGCAGGAGACGGGGCGCCGCGTGCCCGTCTCCGCCGTGCTGCGGGCCCGCAGCATCGCGCAGATCCACGCCGAGGTGCTGGCCGTCACCGGCGGCCGGGCCCTGACCCCGGGCGGTCTGCTGTGAACGGTCCGGCGTCCGTGGCGCCGGGCGAGCCGATCGCGGTGCGCGCCGACGGCACCGACTGGGAGGCGGTCCGCGCCGACCTGCGCACCTACGGCACGGCCCTGGTGCACGGCACCCTCGACGACTGGCGCCCGAAGGACGCCGACGGTCCCGCGCTGCGCGCCGTACTGGGCCGCGACTGGGCCCGCTACAGCGGCATGGCGCACGAGGACATCCGGGAGCGGTACGCGGCCTCGCGGCGGCTGCTCAAACACGCGGCGGCGGCGGCCCTGCACGCGGACGCGGCGGACCTCGAACTCACCTACGGACCCACGGGGCGCCCGTACCTGCGCGGCTGCGACCAGATCGACATCAGCCTCAGCCACACCGGCAACCTGCTGCTGGTCGGCCTGACCACGCGCGGGCTCATCGGCGTCGACGCGGAGCTCACGGACCGCCAGATCTACAGCAAGGGCCTGGACCGGCACATCTGCACCCCGGCCGAGCGCCTGAACCTCGCCGAGCTGGACCCGGCGGAGCGCAATCCGCGGCTGGTGCGGCTGTGGACCCTGAAGGAGGCCTACAGCAAGGCCATCGGGCAGGGCATGCAGTTCCGGTTCACCGAGTTCGGCTTCGGGCCGGACGGCCGGCCGGTGCGCGTGCACCGGCCGGACGGCACCCCGGGCGCGGGCGCCGAATGGGCCTTCCGTACGTACTACCTCGACGTGGGCGGCGTCGCGTTCTGCGTCAGCGCGGCCGTCTACGACGCGGGGCTGGGCCGCACCCTCGACACCGAGATCACCACGATGCTCGACGCCGAGGCCGCCGAGGCCCTGGGGCGGGCGCTGCGGGCCGCAGCCGGCTGACCGCCCCCTAGGCCCTGCCGTCAAGGCCCCGTCAGTGGTCCTCCACGACCACGGTGATCGCCTCCAGGACGGTACGGCCCGCCTGGGTGAGGGTCAGGGTGAGGGGCGCCGTACGCCGGCCCGCGGCGTCCCGCCCCGGCCTGCCGGTCACCGCGGCGCAGCGCAGCGGCAGGTCGGCCTCGGCGTATCCGCGGACGTGGACCTGGAGCGAGGCGAGGGCGCTGCGCCCGGGCTCGAAGCCGTAGCCGCGCCCCACGGCCAGCAGGGAGGTCTGGCGCAGGGATTCCAGCAGCGCCGGGGCGGGCACGTGCCCGTCCCGCGCGGCGCTCTCGCCGAGCCAGTGCGGGGGCACGGCCACCCCGACGGACAGCCGGCCGTCGCGGGGTCCGGAGGGGTCGTGCAGCAGGACGTTGGCCGGATCGCGGCGCCCCACCTCCTCTGCCTCGACCGGGGCGCCGGCGGGTGCCGCGCGGTCCTGTCCGGCCATCGAGGAGAGCGCGGCCAGCCTGCTGTGCTCGCGGTGGTTGCGGTGCACCATCGGGGCGAGGAAGACCAGGTTCGCCGTGCCCGTGCCGCAGCGCACGTCGTCGATCTCCAGCGTGGTACGGAACTCCAGCGCGCGCGGCACCCCGTCGATGACCTTGTCGGGGCGGACGCTCATCGTGGTGGCCAGCCGCCCGGGGGCGGCCCCGGGCCGGGTGCGCCACAGCCCGATGTCGGTCACCTCGATGCCCACCTGGTAGAAGATCCCCGTGCGCTTGCCGGGCACGCGGAAGTGGGTGCGGCCGATGAACTCGCCGACCTCGCGGACCATGTCGGCCGCCGCCACCACGTCGTGGAAGTGCCCCGGGCCGTCGTCGAGCAGCGGGTGACCGGACGTCAGGTCGCCCAGCAGGACGAACTCCTCCGCCACGGGCGGCGCGGCGGCCCGGCCGTGCCGCTCCCAGGGCTGCGGACGGTGCACCAGGTGCCGTGCGGCAGCCCGGGCGGTAGTCGGTCCCGCGGCGATGACGGCGGTGTCCATGGCTGGCCCTCCCTCCGGCCCCCACCGGGTGCTGAGGCCTCACGCCCAGGCTGCCGGGGGGCCGGCGGCGGTAACCAGCCATGGAACCTGGCAGGTTGCTGCCCGTCAGCTAGTGCCCGCGCCCGAGGGGACGAAGTCGGCGTCGAGCAGCCCGTACAGCGCGACGTTCACGCCGGTCTGGAAACGGCTCGTGGACTCCATCTCCTCCATGATCCGGGCGATGTGCCGGCGGCAGGTGCGTACCGACATGCCGAGCCGGCGGGCCACCATCTCGTCCTTGTGGCCCTGCGCCATGAGCCGGATGATCGACCGCTTCAGGTCGTCGGCGATGTCGGCGGTGTCCTCGGCGCCGGGCGTGAACGGCGTGGCCCCGGCCCACATGTGGTCGTAGACCTTGCACAGGAAGGCGACGAGCGTGGGCTCGCGGACCACGATCGCACCCGGGAAGCGGCCCTCCACGTGCTGCTCCGGAAGGAAGGCCACCTCCCGGTCGTAGACCACCATCCGGTCGATCACCTCGTCGGTGGTGCGCACTTCGGCGCCCTCGCCCGTGATCGCGCGGACGTAGTCGGCGGTCGCGAGGTCGCTGCGGACGGTGTGCTGGTACAGGTGCTTGATCTGGACGCCGCGCCGGAGCCGGTCGAGGGCCTTGGGCCGGGCCGCGTCCATGCGCTGGGCGTTGCGGGACCCTCCCGGCATGGCCGTCAGCAGCTCGTCGCGGCAGCGGGCCCCGCACTCGTCCAGCATCTTCTGGAGCACACCGACGTCGCTGACGACGTCGAAGGCCTCCGTCTGATTGCGTCTTCGGCGGTTCTCGAAGTACGCCGGCAGCAGCGCCAGCATCTGGGTCTTCACCCCGGTCACCGACTGCTGCTTCTCGCGGATCTCGGCTTCCACCGGTCCCACGAGGTCCGCGGCCGCGGCATCGGGGCTCACCGGCACCAGCGCGTCCGGGCGGCCCGGCATCGGGCGCAGCAGGCGGAGCTCGCCGAGCGCCTCCTCGATCCGGGCGGCCTCTGCCTCCGGCAGGTCCAGCGCGGCCGCGATCTCGGTTCGGACGAACCGGCCCAACAGGACGGCGTGGTGATAAGCGGATGCGCTTATGTCATCCAACTCGCCGAACGCGGACCCCTGCAGGGAACTTCCTGACATCCCGTTTGCCACCCCCATGTGCTGACAGGACTTGCTGCCAGGCAACTTTACGCCTGCCCATTTGGCTTGGAGTGATCCGTGTCCGCTGGTCAGGATGTTCCTGCAAACGAAAGTTGTCGACACGGGGGTTAGACATGAACAGCGTTGCCATGCGAAAGACTGCCACTGCACTCGTTCTCCTGTTCGGACTGTGGGGTGCCGCCGCCGGCACCGCGGAGGCGTCCGAGGCCGGAACCGGAATCACGGTCGCCGCGGCGGGCTCCATCGCCGGCCTGAGCGTGAGCCAGCCCGTTCTGAACTGCCTGCAGGACGACGAGTGGCACGCCGGCTGCCCGTGAGCAGCGGCTACTAGCCGCGTCCTTTAGCAGGCCACAAGCGCGTAGGGGGAGGATCCGGAGCACGGGCTCCCGGATCCCCCGCCGGTAGAGCCGGGCCGTTCACCCCGCTGGTTTCGGAAAAACTTTTCCGAAACCAGCGGGGTTTCGGCTTGAAAGGGATTTACATCACCAGAAACATACTGCCCATGGCACTTGCATCTACCGGTAGTCAGCGGTTATTGGCACTGAGTCCGACGATGTGAGCGACCTGTGTGCGGGAATTCATACCGAGCTTCTTGAAGATCCGGCCCATATACGTCTCCACGGTCTTCACACTGATGTCCAGCCTCACCGCTATCTGCTGGTTCGTCCGGCCTTCCCCCACCAGTGCGGTGACGACGCGTTCCCGTTCACTGAGCAGTGACATCCGGCTCGCGTCGAGGGGTTCACCCGCGTGCGACCCGATGCGGCGCTCCGCCTCCCGCGCGGCGGCGGCGAGGGCGGGCACGGCGGTCTGTTTCGCCAGATCGTCCGTCAGCCGGATGCGCTCCCGGGCACCTTTGGCGTGCCCGGCCGCCAGGTCGGCCTCCACCAGGCCCAGCGCCAGCAGCCCCGCCAGATGCGCCTGCCCGTGGCCGAGCGCCGCCGCCAGGCCCGGCTCCAGGTGCCGGC encodes:
- a CDS encoding HAD family hydrolase: MTAPTTPTAAATGAGAGAAAPAAGSRTGPADPVRELRALHRAGRLAEAWPRVAPLLAELTDHGDREPEAVRTDLVRAGRVLAALPAAGVLAAHPDTPLVTVAVTGHSTLVQLTDPLVAELARHGLLSRVVHGDHGAYLRDLHDPDGELRRHRADLTLCVLDAGAVFDELPEPWTWQDVEAGCARLLERLRSVTAAHAADAAGTLVLNTLPLPRTRLQQLVGQRERALLGAVWREFNARLLRLAAEHPTAAVVDLDPLIADGGPAADPRLALYTRAPYTEQLLAAYAREAVHVLRARRGMTRKCLVLDLDDTLWAGILGDDGPEGITAAAGTLAGEPHAALQRTARQLAAQGVLLAVSSKNDTGPVLGVLRDHPDMVLRERDFVRIHANWQPKDGNLREIAAALGIGTDALVFADDSPAERALVRARVPGAAVVALGTEPALHVGRLLADGWFDTPRLTGDDLARTARYHEAAARGELERGSGSYEEYLRDLGVRVRIAPPQPHELDRIAQLSLRTNQFNLTGERLGADRVAALAADPAGLLLAVHVGDRFGDSGLAGAVRARYAADGLRLDGFWLSCRVFARGVEQAVLATLLAHAAGRGLPAVHALHRPTAKNTRAAGFYPSLGFTETARDPDGSLHYRHDLARLPPVPDHLTTDSRLGGDDDEPAGTTR
- a CDS encoding phosphopantetheine-binding protein; translated protein: MSLPEPPADLPGFLALIGEELGLELTEEQARADLDTLPSWDSVHLLRLVMLIEQETGRRVPVSAVLRARSIAQIHAEVLAVTGGRALTPGGLL
- a CDS encoding LuxR C-terminal-related transcriptional regulator, with the translated sequence MGRFVRTEIAAALDLPEAEAARIEEALGELRLLRPMPGRPDALVPVSPDAAAADLVGPVEAEIREKQQSVTGVKTQMLALLPAYFENRRRRNQTEAFDVVSDVGVLQKMLDECGARCRDELLTAMPGGSRNAQRMDAARPKALDRLRRGVQIKHLYQHTVRSDLATADYVRAITGEGAEVRTTDEVIDRMVVYDREVAFLPEQHVEGRFPGAIVVREPTLVAFLCKVYDHMWAGATPFTPGAEDTADIADDLKRSIIRLMAQGHKDEMVARRLGMSVRTCRRHIARIMEEMESTSRFQTGVNVALYGLLDADFVPSGAGTS
- a CDS encoding AfsA-related hotdog domain-containing protein, yielding MDTAVIAAGPTTARAAARHLVHRPQPWERHGRAAAPPVAEEFVLLGDLTSGHPLLDDGPGHFHDVVAAADMVREVGEFIGRTHFRVPGKRTGIFYQVGIEVTDIGLWRTRPGAAPGRLATTMSVRPDKVIDGVPRALEFRTTLEIDDVRCGTGTANLVFLAPMVHRNHREHSRLAALSSMAGQDRAAPAGAPVEAEEVGRRDPANVLLHDPSGPRDGRLSVGVAVPPHWLGESAARDGHVPAPALLESLRQTSLLAVGRGYGFEPGRSALASLQVHVRGYAEADLPLRCAAVTGRPGRDAAGRRTAPLTLTLTQAGRTVLEAITVVVEDH
- a CDS encoding 4'-phosphopantetheinyl transferase superfamily protein; protein product: MNGPASVAPGEPIAVRADGTDWEAVRADLRTYGTALVHGTLDDWRPKDADGPALRAVLGRDWARYSGMAHEDIRERYAASRRLLKHAAAAALHADAADLELTYGPTGRPYLRGCDQIDISLSHTGNLLLVGLTTRGLIGVDAELTDRQIYSKGLDRHICTPAERLNLAELDPAERNPRLVRLWTLKEAYSKAIGQGMQFRFTEFGFGPDGRPVRVHRPDGTPGAGAEWAFRTYYLDVGGVAFCVSAAVYDAGLGRTLDTEITTMLDAEAAEALGRALRAAAG